AGCATGTTGAAATGTGTAAAGATGTGAACAAAAATATGCAACTatacatttgattaatttatgCTCAGTCATGTAGTTGAGTCGCTGGATTTTGGGATAAGGGAACTAAGTATACAGGTCTGAATTGAGTTCAGGTTAACCTCTGTATACGGATTTCAGCACAATCGGACTGCCCTGTAGTTTTAATACAAATATACTGTCCACATATACATCATTTTTACATTCAGGAGCCATAGATGTACACCTATAGGATACAGTTAAAGTAGCTACCATTCATCTCAAATTCCAGCACAGGTATATTCTCCAAACTGATCATACTGGTTCCTGTGTCTAGATGGTGATTACAGAAAATTGTGTTTATCTTACTAGTTTCCTCATTTTTGGATCCATTTTCTTTGTAAACATCGGCTGAAACTGCATTCACAATAACTACATATAGTAGTTACAAACTGCATTGTTATTAAACTTAACTATTCGATTAAAACATGTACTTTGTTGATagaattaagtaaaaaaaaatgggcaaacatttttttacagtttctttTACAGTGTTTGAACAAATATATGCATACTTAATTCCCTGTGATTGAATTAGCATATTTGaatgtattaataataaaataaaataaatgaatacaaagaaTACTCAATTGAGTGTAAATAATAAACTTCATGATAATATCTTTAAAGTAAATTATCTGATTTGGGATGCACAATTTAAGAACTACAAGGTCCGTTGATAAAAACATGGTCTACTTTGTcttgaaaacatatttacagttaaccaaaaaaaaagtattcataAGTAGAAGTCTTGGCATGCCAGTTGGGTTAAGGAACTCAAAGAGCAGCAATGGGCCATGAAGCCAGTTTTCcagttaattttatttcattcccCAGGATACCTAGTCTTCAAATATAAATagatatgttttattatgatctggaattaaacacaataaattgaTTAGATTTCATAAATTTCACAGAAAACACGATGGGGTGATTTTACAATGCAATTATCAGTCTAACCTGaactaaatattattttgtctgtatctgtcaaatatattttttacagcaTTACTGGCTACATGACTCTTGACTGCTGTCACGGTCAGAGCACTGACTCAGCAGTTCTCTTGGCaaccacaaacacctgggtGAGTACCTACCGCTGGTTCACACAAGGGGTGGAGAACTCTGCAAGCAGACGGAAGTTAGCAAAATAAGGCAACATTCCTGGGCCCTAGAAGAACAAGGTACAAGAGAAATAATGAACTAGGAAaagtgcacatacatacacgcatagaACATAATGGCATAGCTTCAGCTTAGGAAACCTCGTTAAGGTTCATCATCCATACAGTTTGTTTGTATTAGTAAGCGtgagataaaacaaaaaatgtgggAATGTTTTCCCATAAATTTAGACTAACTATTCATAACCTATTTGTGGTATCCATCATCCACAGCTGCAATATATTCATAAAATGCTTCATTTCAATagaattggatttgaaatgatacaatgaatatgaggttaaaatgcagactgtcacctttgatCTGAGGGTATTGTTTTAGGGGACCAACAATAATTGGACCGTTGGTTTCTCAactgaatacacctgattagtcaagtgtattcaatcgcttccttagtataggtataagaaagctttcagtattaGGTCTTGATttgaggcttttgattgcctttggagtgttattattgttattagacAGCAATAACAGATCAGAGGAGAGGATCCTTGACTCTCCTctccaatgacagtcaaggaagccattatgaggctgagcaaTAAGAAAAAACTGTCAATGGGCCAAACAATAGCtataccaaaataaacagtttggaacataattaagaagaaagggagcacttgtgagctcagtaattgcaaaggggctggtaggccaaggaataTCTCAACtgttgatgactgaagaattcaGCATATGGTTAATTAattagtacctaaaagagcctgcagagctCTGAAACAAATGTCTTATGGAGAGATGAGGCCAAGATTGACTTacatcagagtgatggcaagagcaaagtgtggggACGGAAAGGAACTGTCAAAGAAATAAAGAACCCCCTCTGAAACccattctgaagtgtacaaCAGCATCTCATCTGCTCAAGTTAAATCGAATGGCTCCAAACTCTTTGGATGgggcttcatcccacagcaaggcaataatccaaaacatacacCACTGCACTCTTTCTTCTTTATGATGTGTcagtttgtttcagtaagcctattgcttggcctatgtctctgactgtctttTCTCGTATTTATCTGCCTCATAATAGCTCCCTTAACTTTCagtggcacaactctggttctCATGTTGAAAAAGccagtaacagactccaaaggcaatccaaagccttgaatcaagactaTACACTGAAAGCCCTCTaacacctgcactaaggaagtgattgaatacatcCGACTAATCAgtaacagctgagaagccatcTGTCCAATGACTTTTGGTCCACCAAAAGGGGGTGGGGCTCTGTATGACTGTATGAACATGAACGTagttcctacatggatcactcAATATGAATGTACTTCATATGAATGTTCCCTCCAGTTAATGGTGatagtctgcattttaacctcacattaatttcaaatccaatgtgctggtgtAGAGTCAGAAGAACAAAAACTctactactgtccaaatacttatggactgtgcTGTATATTTGTCAAGAAAAGTTCAAACTTATGTAAGTGGTTGATAATTCAAGAGCCACGCACCAAATATATGGCCCTTATTGGAAGATAAATACTTGGGTGTGTCTACAGAACTACCACACAGTGCCTTGGCACAACATGAGCAATAACtttacaaaaatgcaaaacaccatctggttcatctggtccCTCAGTAACACATTATCTGTACTCCATGTACACTATAATGCATGTTAATAGCCCTGGGATTGGAAGCTGAAagtcaaatatttattcagattGTCAATGTACTATTACATCTACAGCAATTAGTTGTGTATCATAAAGACATAATTcattacacaaaaaaacaaccgtAGAACCATTGAGAAACTAATCAGCACAAATCAGTCAGcttatttaaacacacacaaaatgaccAGGACCTCTTTCCATTCAAGGTGAGAGCCAGGCAGAGAACATtggattcatttttaaaacatccCACTATCCAGACAATATAGCATCCGTACACAACAATTACTACAACAAGCACTACAATCTGCATGAATGCATAGGAGTAATAAAAAGTATATACACAGCCACTAGTCAAAAAAGCAATAATTAGCCATGCCAAACAAAGgtctcctccaccaccacccaaACTGGACATTTCACGCTTCTTACCGTGCAAACCCGGAGCATTACTctgaacaccacacaccccctctcccacAGCAAAATTGGTAATTCTACAGTCAATTTTGTCATAATTTAGTTAACTGATCTCATCCATAAAACAAGCAATTTTATGAACTAAGTGCATGAGGGGGCTGAGGAACAGTGGTGTTTAAAGAAGCTTGGACCAGGGAACACAAACTTACCTGTGAGACTGCAAAGGAACATTATACTTACTGGAGTTTGGAAACAGACCTTATACACCTGATACCAGTTAAAAGCAGAGGATATGAACCTTCCAGCATTGTAAGCTAGTACCTCTACATACTGGTAAGTCCATACTGTTGTTTCTGAGCAACAGAAGAGTGCCCAGTGTACCGCCAACAGCACTAACTGCAGACAAGACAGGAAGGGAGTCCATCTAGGTCAGTCAAGTCTGGCCTTTCATTAAATTAAGACTAACTTCATTTTGGTAGTTTTTGCATGTAGGATTGGCTGGCAAGAGAAGTGGGACGGAGTTAATCAATAAGACAAGTTAGGtgaggacagagaaagagacaaagaGCAAAAGAGTGTTGGAAAATAAGTGCAACTACAACCGGCAGCAAAAAAGCAGCAACACCAACACTGTCAAAGACATTTACCATGCACTGAAGACTACACATAAAATCTGATAATTAAGATCAATCTGGATAGTACCATTTGTAGATTAATCATGAGAACAATATGAATCTTAAGGTTTATATAGCTGtactgttttatacattttctggcAATAGCGTATTATTTTATTGGATTTACATGATAAATGTTTGTCcgagaaaatgtattcataaatatATAGAAAGGAATATGGAAAGAGATGGAAAACTATAGAAACTATGTAGAGACATAATGGTTTGCAAGATATGCATAATTGATATTCAGTCTTAAAACTACAAGCattggaaacatttttaaatgactgtgCCTAATTTGGGGCATATTTTGCAGACTATTTTAGATTCAGTTCAGAAATCCAAACTCATGCTGATATATTAGGTATTTGGAATTACATAGCTCGCTAGCTAATATGATGGTTTGAATATGTTACGAATAGCTGGCAAGCACTTTTCTGTTCACTGTAGATACTGAATGATTTAGCATAGCACTTTCCAGAAAACACATTCAATGTGGAGTTTTAGCATCATCTTAGCATCATAGTGGCTTATGAATATGGGGTCCATCCCTTGGTGCATGGCATACAGtagcaaagaaaaaatattcaaaacGTATGCAAACAATTTACAGTGCAAAATATCCACATTAATaatgtcaatgtcagtcagtacAAACGGCATTCCATGAATTCAGGATCCATAGACTTTCAAAAGTAATGCCATGATGGTTATGTTCTAAAATAACAGACCAGAAACGGCATCACACAGAATCTTGTACAGATATATAGCTATGGGCTTCATGCAATTATTACTTTTAACTCATCGGAAactcatcgtcatcatcacttATCCCAATTTGTAAAACTGAATATATGCAAGTCCTACGAGATGAAATATGATTAAAATCAGGATTTCATAAAAAGATTTTTATGAAAATATCTGAGCATTTCATTCAGTCATACTTTGACAGTCATTTGACCAGTTTTCTACAACAAGAGGAAAGCCTGCATCAGTAATGATGACCAGAAAGCACATTGAAAGAATGCACTACTTCCCTACCCACTTTCGCCCAGTGTCTTTAATTCAATTCAGAATCTGTCTGAATTCATTAGGTCTGCATGCTATAAGGTGAATAGCAATTGGAGTATTGcttcttttttggttttattttggttttccaTCAGCATCACCCAGCACATCCCTCTACTTTTACCCACAGTTTCCTGAGCAAATTGTTAAAAGGAAAATACATTGTGCCACAGAGCTGAGCGAGCCTTTGAAAATCAACAAATTTAACCATACCGAGCATAAacataatacataaaaaattaaaaaaacatgtggtCAACCAATTTTTACTATTTGCCTTTTCTGATATGATGTACTGTTTTCGGTATTTACTAATGGAGGTAGCCTGCTAGTGTGCAAGTCAGGCACATTCACTTTAGAGCAACCTGGAACAACACAGTCTCTTACCAATATGAACCTGTGCCTCCCAGTTTTATGCATCACAAAAAGGTGATAACGCACGTGCCATCGCAGTTGccgctttgttttgttttttcattcactTTAGTTGTCAAAAGTGTTGGCTTCTGCTAGCCTGATATGATTTGGACAATAGCACTGCAGCGCCCCCCGTCTCGAGTGTCCGGGGAGCGGGGATAACGGCGTGGGCCGGCTATCAAGCGGGAGGTAGGCAGAATTCAGCTCTGGCACAAAGCAGTAGAGGCGTTTATGGCATGCACACAGAGACCCTCCACCCTACACCCGAGCAGCGGAGGCATGCACACAGTACAGCTGGCTTCAGGAGCTGGTTTCACTTCAGGAGTATACAGAGGGGCCAGTGAGAGAGAAGCAGGGCTTaggggagggcaggagggagggaaggagggaggggggattctGCTGTTACTGCCATTGAGCATTCCATGCAAAAaataccaccatcatcatcatcatcatcatcatctacaGAACCTGGCGACCTAGAGGGTTACAGACGCACAGAACCAAGAGTGAACAGCAGTGGCCCTTCTAAATCACCTACCCTAGACTCAAGCTGGACAAGGGCTGGCAGGCCTGCTGTCTAGACATCACTTTAAGATTAAAGGGGCCAAACTGGACAAAGTGtgatttttattgaaatgtaatgAACCAAATCAAAGGAAGGAGGAAAGAATGTCCCCTTAATTTCACAATACAACTACATTTATTGCTGCATCCGTGTTGAAGCCCATTTATTCACAGTGTTAGCTAATGGATTAAAAGGTTCAAAGTAGTGAACTGTAAGGTAGTAGCGTAAAAGTAGTGCAACATATTTTCTCACTTTCGGAAACCTTCTGACGGTACACGTCAGAAATATGTAACGTTAGGAATGTCTTCAGATGGGTCACTTGACTTTTCCAATTGGTCACCAAAATATTTCACAGACTCATGACAGCATAGTCTTCAAGTTTGAGAGAAATGTGCACCTTGTTAATTGTGCATGCTGGTTAATTATCTTACATATAGTTAATAGGATCACATCAAACGGGGACAGTGATGTGTACGTAAGTACCTACTTCATAGTCCTCCTGTTAATAGCAAACACTGCACAGCTGTTCACACTTGGTTGTCTCTTTCCCATCTTGCCTGCACGTTCTGCTATTGGACAATAGGGAACTCACCAGTACATAGTAGTAAGCATACAACGCTGCCAGATGATGGATTACAAAAAACTTGTCCCCTATTGCCTTCCAAAAGTAAAATATGAGCAGCAGATCTGAAAAAACAGGACAAAAGACAGACAAGAATACTGAggtcataatttttttttacaaatacattgtttagaaatgcatgttcagtcTACAAGGGATTTCTTGTGCGGTAGATATTTGCATCCTGTCTATAGTGGTTATCATTACCAACATCAGCTTGAAAATAATACATGTGCAGATAGAATAGAAAATCTATCAGAAAACTCTCACCGGAAATGAGGTAGCCTGTTGTTATGCccacatttattttcaccagTGTAGGATCTCCCCTAtagtcacagacacaaacaataataataaagtacagtTACTTGAGATAATAAGATTATTATATTGCTATAATAACTGGAAAACAATGTTGTGGCTTCTATAGAAAACTCATTACACAATCCTCATAATGCAATAGAGATCTTACCAGACAGGATCTTCATTGATAGCGTCATCGAAGAGCAAGATGTAGAGACAGAAGAGTCCCACCACCAGGGCGTGAAAAGTGGATACTGTCCTAAAAGTAGGAAATAGCAAATGCTTCACACACACCTTTTATGGTCATCACATTCTCCAGCACACAAAATATAGTGACGAACACAAACTGATCAATGTAAACAaataacagacctgggtcaattacgtaattgttttggattcaaatccttttctgtgctcgatttatcttgcctggtgcaattgagccaacaaagaggaccagaaagcaGGGTTCGcactttttgagaatatttaatAGGTTTcactacaccagacaagctgaataaagcgtagaaaagtatttgaatccaaaataattacacataatTAATTTGACACAGGTCTTATAAGAATATTCATATTACCTTATAGAATCAAATAGAATCGAATCAAATCAATTATTCGATTTTATTAATCGATTATGCCGTTTTAGTTATTGATGTACTGCTGTACTAAATCTGTCCGGATCGCCCTGCCAGTCCAGCGATCGGCTTTGCCTGGTCCACAGAGCCCCATTAATCTTCCTTCATCCCAGCTTCAGTGAGAGCGTGAGACTGCAGCGATTAACAGCCCTCATAGTCTGCAGGCTCAAAGACAGCTCCAGGACTATAGTGCTCCACCCAGAGGGCCCTTTTCATTTTATAGGAAAAGCTACCTTTGAAAGAATGGGCTCTATCCAAGATTATAGCATCCAATACGCTACGTGCTGATGTCACTCAGAGGTAGCCGTACTGCCTGATACAAATCCATGATCCTGTCTGTATCCGCGATTCCCGCCAAGGGTGTAATAGGCCACCTACCGATGCCCAGTGGATTTGCGGCGCAGTTAATGACTGTGATAAACTGTAAGGTGAGGATCAGAGCTGTAACGGGGGAGTTGCAGCCGGTTACATAACGCTCCCATGGAGACACAGACGTTGGGCCAGGTGTGAGCTTTTAGCTTCCCTGTCCTGCCTTCAGACTTTCTAACACACCCCCAGCGCGTTTCCCTGGAGTTAGGCTGCCAAAACATTCTCGTTTTTTATGCAAAGCCAGGTGGGAAGAAATTCAGAATTATGCCGCTGCTGTGCTTTCCGAAGTAAACACTTGTGTGACTTTACGACCACATCCTTCAGTTAAACACAGGTTAATACATTCCAATGTTTGAGAAGAGACTGAAGAAAATGTCAGACTACAGGTCACGGACATACACATTCACAGGGAATTAAATGGCGAGGGATTGTTCGCTACTCTATTGCTCGTTTACAGGTGTTACAACTGCTGCGTTTATTACATACGTACCGTGATGCTCTACCAACAGATCTTTCCAATACACTTAAAGCATGCTGATCGCATCCTGTGGGCATAAATTAAACTAAAAGAAAATGCCGATAGAgattaaaatatattcaaataaacagatctattttttgtgatgtaagCACATTAAATTGTCCTTGTGTTTTGCACACTTGACTTATATGTACACATTATTGTGCAtattgtccctggttatgggtacgcactttgttgtactttgCTCTGTATaatagcatctgccaaatgcctataatgtaaagtaatataAGCAAATTGTCATCAGTGGATAACTCAATCATATTTAGCTCATGAACACTGCTTTTCCATGCAGCAGACCCGGGTTTCTGTGGTACAAATGTATATACcatgtgaggggaaaaaaagctttgttGATTTCAGTACCTAGAGTTCCACTCTATCGTCTGTTTGTGGCTGAGCCCCCGGAAGCCAGCGCTGACACGGGTGGACACCCACGGGCTGACACTGTGGAACAGCCACTGGAAAGTGAAGAAGCTGGTCACTGAGATGGCGAGAATCAGCTGGCTGAAGGGATCCATGGCTGCTCGCCCCCGCtacaaggaagaaaaaaaacagaattagtGAGACCGAGCCTGAAAGTTGAACCATCCATTGGCCCTATTTGCATGCTGCATGCTGACCAAAAAGCAGCATAACCTTAACTGTTCAACTGTAAAGTGACCTGGTGGCCACATGCAAACAAGAGTCAGTTAACCAACAACATTGTCTATCTTCACCACCATCAGACATAATAGACTACTTTGAACTATccacacagagaaacaaagatgaaaaataaaaaacattattatgatATAAAGTGCAGTTTATGCACCATGTTTTTCTTCTGGCCAAGTAAACCCAGTAACAAACTAACTTACAAAGCACATCTCTATGTGTGATGGCCCCAATGTTAAATGTGTGTGGAAACTCAACACCTGTAGAGCAGGAGTGAATGTTTAACTCATTCCACAGCCTCTGAGTTTGCATAACAGAAATAGAAGTAGGCACAGAATGAGCCTTTGTGGACAGCCGCAAATGTAAGTGCCTGGGAGTTGCTAAACAGCATTGGAAGTTC
The sequence above is a segment of the Conger conger chromosome 4, fConCon1.1, whole genome shotgun sequence genome. Coding sequences within it:
- the tlcd4a gene encoding TLC domain-containing protein 4-B isoform X2, giving the protein MDPFSQLILAISVTSFFTFQWLFHSVSPWVSTRVSAGFRGLSHKQTIEWNSRTVSTFHALVVGLFCLYILLFDDAINEDPVWGDPTLVKINVGITTGYLISDLLLIFYFWKAIGDKFFVIHHLAALYAYYYVLLVLLAVHWALFCCSETTVWTYQYVEVLAYNAGRFISSAFNWYQVYKVCFQTPVSIMFLCSLTGKFVFPGPSFFKHHCSSAPSCT
- the tlcd4a gene encoding TLC domain-containing protein 4-B isoform X1, with translation MDPFSQLILAISVTSFFTFQWLFHSVSPWVSTRVSAGFRGLSHKQTIEWNSRTVSTFHALVVGLFCLYILLFDDAINEDPVWGDPTLVKINVGITTGYLISDLLLIFYFWKAIGDKFFVIHHLAALYAYYYVLGPGMLPYFANFRLLAEFSTPCVNQRWFFEVLGYPKSSKPNIANGVMMAAIFFLVRIAVMPVYYTRMYSVYGTEAFYKVSWGGRTAWIFSSFCLDIMNVMWMHKIARGCYKVLRSSRQRKVDTQENGKTE